One region of Mucilaginibacter sp. 14171R-50 genomic DNA includes:
- the nrfD gene encoding NrfD/PsrC family molybdoenzyme membrane anchor subunit translates to MASHNESIIREPLMTGKDITYAQITNDILLPVENKPNKAWWIGFTLASLGSLLWVVSISYTFWFGLGAWGLNKTIGWAWDITGFVWWVGIGHAGTLISAVLLLFRQNWRNSINRSAEAMTIFAVICAATYIVAHMGRPWLAYFTLPLPNQYGSLWVNWNSALMMDVFAISTYFSVSLLFWYTGLLPDIAAIRDRATGLRRRIYSIMSFGWTGSLKTWQRFETVSLILAGIATPLVLSVHTIVSFDFATSLEPGWHTTIFPPYFVAGAIFSGFAMVQTLLLVTRKVLGLENYITMFHIESMNKIILLTGSIVGVAYLTEFFIAWYSGSEYEQYTFLNRFIGPYWWAGCMMYGCNVIMTQVMWFKKVRTNIALSWGFSIIVNIGMWFERFVIIVTSLHRDYLPSSWAMFYPTWVDVSVFIGSIGIFFTMFLLFIRVLPSVAIAEVKLLLKSSSEQAKKKLIDEGHLDPTEVQYYKESLTKYDSVNMADYEKV, encoded by the coding sequence ATGGCATCTCACAACGAATCGATAATCAGGGAACCGTTAATGACGGGCAAGGATATTACCTACGCCCAAATTACTAACGATATATTGTTGCCTGTTGAAAATAAACCCAATAAGGCCTGGTGGATAGGCTTTACATTAGCCTCGTTAGGCTCGTTGTTATGGGTAGTATCTATCAGCTACACTTTTTGGTTTGGCTTAGGTGCTTGGGGATTAAATAAAACAATAGGCTGGGCCTGGGATATTACCGGTTTCGTGTGGTGGGTAGGTATCGGTCACGCCGGAACGCTTATTTCGGCAGTACTATTGCTGTTCCGTCAAAACTGGCGTAACTCTATTAACCGCTCGGCCGAAGCGATGACCATCTTCGCGGTAATTTGCGCCGCTACCTACATTGTAGCGCACATGGGCCGCCCGTGGTTAGCATATTTTACATTACCACTGCCAAACCAATACGGTTCGTTATGGGTAAACTGGAACTCGGCGCTGATGATGGACGTATTTGCGATATCAACATACTTCTCTGTATCGTTATTGTTTTGGTACACAGGTTTATTACCCGATATTGCCGCTATCCGCGATCGTGCAACAGGCTTACGCCGCCGCATCTATTCGATCATGTCTTTCGGATGGACAGGCTCCTTAAAAACATGGCAGCGTTTCGAAACTGTATCGCTTATACTGGCAGGTATAGCAACGCCACTGGTACTTTCGGTACACACCATCGTATCCTTTGACTTTGCTACCTCGCTTGAGCCCGGATGGCACACCACCATTTTCCCGCCTTACTTCGTTGCGGGTGCTATCTTCTCGGGTTTCGCCATGGTGCAAACACTATTATTGGTAACCCGTAAAGTATTAGGCTTAGAAAACTATATCACCATGTTCCACATCGAATCGATGAACAAGATCATCTTGTTAACCGGTTCAATTGTAGGCGTGGCTTACCTTACCGAGTTCTTTATTGCATGGTACTCCGGCAGCGAATATGAACAGTACACTTTCCTGAACAGGTTTATAGGGCCATATTGGTGGGCCGGCTGTATGATGTACGGCTGTAACGTTATCATGACCCAGGTAATGTGGTTCAAGAAAGTACGTACCAACATAGCGCTTTCCTGGGGTTTCTCTATCATCGTGAACATAGGTATGTGGTTCGAGCGTTTTGTGATCATCGTAACCTCATTACACCGCGATTACCTGCCATCAAGCTGGGCAATGTTTTATCCAACCTGGGTAGATGTTAGCGTGTTTATCGGCTCTATCGGTATATTCTTCACCATGTTCCTGTTATTCATCAGGGTATTACCATCGGTAGCTATTGCCGAGGTTAAATTACTGCTGAAATCGTCGAGCGAGCAGGCTAAGAAGAAGCTGATCGACGAAGGGCACCTTGATCCGACTGAAGTTCAGTACTACAAAGAGTCGTTAACAAAGTATGATAGCGTAAACATGGCTGATTACGAAAAAGTATAA
- a CDS encoding cytochrome c encodes MLAMNKLRILGTTVFVIAASIVITSCKDKRSTGWEYAPNMYEHTAYDPDQANPNFKDGKTAQVPPAGTIPIGFKRFDYPNTKEGYEKAGAEVTSLIAQTPANLAEGKALFTTFCSPCHGVTGQGDGIIVQHGYPPPPSYSKGQSSRGGAMKDLTDGKIYHTITYGVNAMGSYASQVSPDERWKIVMYVHHLQNL; translated from the coding sequence ATGTTAGCTATGAATAAATTAAGAATATTGGGCACAACGGTTTTCGTTATCGCTGCATCGATAGTTATTACATCGTGTAAGGATAAGCGCAGTACCGGTTGGGAATACGCTCCCAATATGTACGAGCATACCGCTTATGATCCTGACCAGGCCAATCCAAACTTTAAGGATGGTAAAACCGCTCAGGTGCCGCCCGCAGGTACTATACCTATCGGCTTTAAGCGTTTTGATTATCCGAACACTAAAGAAGGATACGAAAAGGCAGGCGCCGAGGTAACCAGCCTTATAGCCCAAACCCCTGCTAATTTAGCAGAAGGCAAGGCGTTATTTACAACCTTTTGCTCGCCATGCCATGGTGTAACCGGGCAAGGTGATGGCATAATAGTACAACACGGCTATCCGCCGCCGCCGTCATATTCAAAAGGGCAATCCTCTCGTGGTGGCGCAATGAAAGACCTTACAGACGGGAAAATTTATCATACTATAACTTATGGCGTTAACGCCATGGGGTCTTACGCTTCGCAGGTATCGCCCGACGAGCGTTGGAAAATAGTTATGTATGTACACCATTTACAAAATTTATAA
- a CDS encoding cbb3-type cytochrome c oxidase subunit I: protein MSTLSVQDHGVVHHEDDHGQHHHKATFLNTYVFSQDHKMIAKQFLITGITMAFIAMMLSILFRIQLAYPDKSFPLMETLLGRFAPGGRLDSNFYLALVTIHGTIMVFFVLTAGLSGTFANLLIPLQVGARDMASPFMNMLSYWFFLIASVVMLSSFMIQKGPASGGWTIYPPLSALPKAMPGSGMGMTLWLISIVFFVASSLMGGINYISTVLNMRTKGMDLWKMPLTVWALFLTAILGVLSFPVLVAGVVLLIFDRSFGTSFYLSDIVLNGTQIQPYEGGSPILFQHLFWFLGHPEVYIVIMPAMGISSEVMSVNSRKPIFGYHAMVYSLIGITVLSFIVWGHHMFVTGMNPFLGGVFMITTLIIAVPSAVKTFNWLATLWRGNIRFTSAMLFAIGMVSFFISGGLTGIFLGNAALDINLHDTYFVVAHFHLVMGSAAIFGMLAGVYHWFPKMFGRMMNERLGYLHFWLTFIGAYLVFFPMHFMGLDGVPRRYYAFTEFESMKQWLSVNTFVTWAAIMSGVAQLAFLFNFIHSIFWGKKAEQNPWHANTLEWTTPVEHLHGNWPGEIPTVYRWPYDYSKPGAEDDFIPQIVPLSQTMSSNLPHDFEDNPTGLEEHMKWANTQKSNEEVK, encoded by the coding sequence ATGTCAACATTATCAGTTCAAGATCACGGCGTAGTTCATCACGAAGACGATCACGGACAACATCATCATAAAGCAACGTTCCTGAATACATACGTATTTAGTCAGGATCACAAGATGATAGCCAAGCAGTTCCTTATAACAGGTATCACAATGGCGTTCATCGCCATGATGCTATCTATCCTGTTCAGGATCCAGTTAGCCTATCCGGATAAATCATTTCCTTTGATGGAAACATTATTAGGACGTTTTGCACCGGGCGGCCGTTTAGATTCTAACTTTTACCTGGCATTGGTTACCATACACGGTACCATCATGGTGTTTTTTGTATTAACAGCAGGCTTAAGCGGTACTTTTGCCAACCTTTTAATACCATTGCAGGTGGGTGCCCGCGATATGGCATCGCCCTTTATGAATATGCTTTCATACTGGTTTTTCCTGATAGCCAGTGTTGTAATGCTTTCATCGTTCATGATACAAAAAGGCCCTGCAAGTGGCGGGTGGACCATATACCCTCCGTTATCGGCCTTGCCTAAGGCCATGCCCGGCTCGGGAATGGGGATGACGCTTTGGCTTATCAGTATCGTATTCTTTGTTGCATCGTCGCTTATGGGTGGTATCAACTACATCAGTACGGTGCTAAATATGCGTACCAAAGGCATGGATTTGTGGAAAATGCCTTTAACCGTTTGGGCATTGTTCCTTACCGCTATATTAGGGGTGTTATCGTTCCCTGTATTGGTTGCAGGCGTAGTATTATTGATATTTGACCGCAGCTTTGGTACCAGTTTTTATCTTTCAGATATTGTATTGAACGGTACGCAGATACAGCCTTACGAAGGTGGTAGCCCTATCCTGTTCCAGCACTTATTCTGGTTCCTGGGCCACCCCGAGGTGTATATCGTAATTATGCCTGCAATGGGTATCTCGTCCGAAGTTATGTCGGTAAACTCACGTAAACCAATTTTTGGTTACCACGCAATGGTTTACTCGCTTATCGGTATCACCGTACTATCGTTCATCGTATGGGGCCACCATATGTTTGTAACCGGTATGAATCCGTTCCTGGGTGGTGTGTTCATGATCACTACGCTAATCATCGCGGTTCCATCGGCAGTAAAAACCTTTAACTGGCTTGCTACATTGTGGCGCGGTAATATCCGTTTTACCTCGGCAATGCTATTTGCTATAGGCATGGTGTCGTTCTTTATCTCAGGTGGTTTAACAGGTATATTCCTGGGTAACGCTGCATTAGATATTAACCTGCACGATACTTATTTTGTGGTTGCCCACTTCCACCTAGTAATGGGGTCGGCCGCTATATTTGGTATGCTTGCGGGCGTTTATCACTGGTTCCCAAAAATGTTTGGCCGTATGATGAACGAGCGCCTTGGTTACCTGCACTTCTGGTTAACGTTTATCGGCGCTTACCTGGTATTTTTCCCTATGCACTTTATGGGCTTAGATGGTGTACCACGCCGTTACTACGCGTTCACCGAGTTTGAATCAATGAAACAGTGGTTATCTGTAAATACATTTGTTACATGGGCGGCAATTATGTCGGGTGTGGCGCAGCTTGCTTTCCTGTTCAACTTTATACACTCTATTTTCTGGGGCAAAAAGGCCGAACAAAATCCTTGGCATGCCAACACCCTGGAGTGGACAACACCTGTGGAGCATTTACATGGCAACTGGCCGGGCGAAATACCAACTGTTTACCGTTGGCCTTATGATTATAGCAAGCCCGGTGCCGAAGACGACTTTATACCACAAATAGTTCCGCTTTCGCAAACCATGAGCTCAAACCTTCCGCATGACTTTGAGGATAACCCTACAGGGTTGGAAGAACATATGAAATGGGCAAATACTCAAAAGAGTAACGAAGAGGTAAAATAA
- a CDS encoding DUF3341 domain-containing protein, protein MSNTKFILGLFDDPDDMMQGIDNLQKNSIPIYDVYTPMPIHGIEAKMGVKESRLGYAAFCFGCLGGTVIFSMIYYMLVHDWPMNVGGKPSFAIPNFVPFTFEWTILWTAFGMTLTFFAATHLFPGRAPRVMDLRATDDRFVIAVDAKGNVPHEDITNLLKQAGAVEVKHNERKYVSYE, encoded by the coding sequence ATGAGCAACACTAAATTTATATTGGGCCTTTTTGATGATCCTGACGATATGATGCAGGGTATCGATAATCTGCAGAAGAATAGCATCCCTATTTACGATGTTTATACACCAATGCCTATACACGGTATCGAAGCCAAAATGGGCGTTAAAGAATCGAGATTAGGGTACGCAGCATTTTGCTTTGGCTGCCTTGGCGGTACGGTAATATTCAGCATGATTTATTATATGCTGGTGCACGACTGGCCAATGAACGTAGGTGGTAAGCCGAGCTTTGCCATACCGAACTTTGTACCTTTTACCTTTGAGTGGACCATATTATGGACTGCCTTTGGTATGACGTTAACCTTTTTTGCCGCAACGCATCTGTTTCCGGGCCGCGCCCCGCGTGTAATGGACCTGCGCGCAACCGACGACCGCTTTGTTATAGCGGTTGATGCAAAAGGCAACGTTCCGCACGAGGATATAACCAATTTATTAAAACAAGCAGGAGCAGTAGAAGTAAAGCATAACGAAAGGAAATATGTTAGCTATGAATAA
- a CDS encoding heme A synthase produces the protein MSIKASGNTFLKVNLITIIVLFVLILAGGVVRSTGSGMGCPDWPKCFGRYVPPTNITELPANYKKVYADKRLAKNQKFAKMLDVFGYSQLAMRIRNDRSILVPEEFNSARTWTEYVNRLIGAVSGVLLLLCAIFSFRYRKTSKLIVALSIFNVLLVGFQGWLGSIVVSTNLVAWIVTVHMLIALAILAISIATYHMAKVQGRYKVQRKPFVAIVTVVVLAISILQITFGTEVRERIDAVAGHLEGSYRESWVTRAGDIFAQHRDVAIIVLLANLVLYVLIRKGFNRHSIQQQLMSFAFLMIMLQIVTGIFLSYWALPPFAQASHIVLASLLFGAQFYLLLNLFSSVNVQGAGK, from the coding sequence ATGAGCATTAAGGCATCCGGTAATACATTTCTAAAAGTCAACCTTATAACCATCATTGTACTTTTTGTACTGATACTGGCTGGCGGGGTTGTGCGCAGTACCGGATCTGGCATGGGGTGCCCCGATTGGCCAAAATGTTTCGGGCGTTATGTGCCGCCAACCAACATAACCGAATTGCCCGCAAATTATAAAAAAGTATATGCGGATAAGCGCCTGGCCAAAAACCAAAAGTTTGCAAAAATGCTTGACGTTTTTGGTTACAGCCAATTGGCTATGCGTATACGTAACGACAGATCGATCCTGGTTCCTGAAGAATTTAACAGCGCCCGTACCTGGACAGAGTATGTAAACAGGCTGATAGGCGCCGTTTCGGGCGTGTTACTGCTGCTGTGCGCAATATTTTCGTTCAGATATCGCAAAACCAGTAAGCTGATTGTAGCGCTTAGCATATTTAATGTTTTGCTGGTAGGTTTTCAGGGATGGTTAGGCTCTATAGTAGTATCAACCAACCTGGTTGCGTGGATAGTTACCGTTCACATGCTTATAGCGCTTGCCATATTGGCTATCAGTATTGCCACTTATCATATGGCAAAGGTGCAGGGGAGGTATAAAGTTCAGCGCAAGCCGTTTGTAGCGATAGTTACTGTTGTGGTTTTAGCTATCAGCATTTTGCAGATAACTTTTGGTACCGAAGTGCGCGAGAGGATCGACGCGGTTGCCGGCCATTTGGAAGGCAGCTATCGCGAAAGCTGGGTTACACGCGCCGGCGACATATTTGCCCAACACCGGGATGTAGCTATAATAGTATTGCTGGCAAACCTGGTTTTATACGTGCTGATACGTAAAGGCTTTAACAGGCACTCGATACAGCAGCAGTTAATGAGTTTTGCTTTTTTAATGATAATGCTGCAGATAGTTACCGGTATATTTTTATCGTACTGGGCATTACCGCCATTTGCGCAGGCATCACACATTGTATTGGCAAGTTTACTATTTGGCGCCCAGTTTTATTTACTGTTAAATTTATTTAGTTCGGTTAACGTGCAGGGGGCAGGCAAATGA
- a CDS encoding cytochrome c oxidase subunit 3, which translates to MQQEDRYDLAPKRFNMWIFIFTSFMFFAALTSGFIVYAGGSSAHGMNIKLPGIFTYSTVVIVLSSITMFLSSKATRALQYGKQRLYLSLTILLGLVFFAIQVYAWLILLPGMGVYFSNPNASQSFIYVFIWMHLIHILAGLLLLANTLWRSYRSIAQVKNLHSMQMSAIFWHFVDIIWIYLYVFLLLNQQ; encoded by the coding sequence ATGCAGCAAGAAGATAGATATGATCTGGCGCCTAAAAGGTTTAACATGTGGATATTCATATTCACTTCGTTTATGTTTTTTGCGGCGTTAACCAGCGGGTTTATCGTTTATGCGGGCGGCAGTTCTGCGCATGGCATGAACATTAAATTGCCCGGTATTTTTACATACAGTACAGTAGTAATTGTACTGAGCAGTATAACCATGTTTTTATCCTCAAAAGCCACCCGTGCTTTACAGTATGGCAAACAACGGTTGTACCTTTCATTAACCATACTTTTAGGGCTTGTATTTTTTGCCATCCAGGTATACGCGTGGCTTATACTTTTGCCCGGTATGGGGGTTTACTTTTCTAACCCAAACGCATCACAATCGTTCATATATGTATTTATATGGATGCATTTAATACACATTTTAGCCGGCCTGTTGTTATTGGCAAATACGCTTTGGCGTAGTTACCGCAGCATAGCGCAGGTTAAAAATTTACACAGTATGCAGATGTCTGCTATTTTTTGGCATTTTGTCGATATAATATGGATTTATCTGTATGTTTTTTTACTTTTGAACCAACAATAA
- a CDS encoding cytochrome c oxidase subunit II, protein MGFKNLINSKKILSLLAVFMLLGTSMLFAQGTESAGAAASPAADAVKDNGLATAGYYILIFLVACFIIGIVGKILRVYDLTQQIQGKQPINWNNVMGVCCLIFLIAGAYGAYWEFTVHGSMILPAAASEHGVKIDEMFWTTTVLTMIVFVITQVLLFTFLFRYRYNAKRRGHFYPHNNTIEKVWTIAPAIVLTILVIFGFFTWQKITDNVDAKGEPASINIDITGHQFAWELRYPGKDARLGSTNYKLVSGINKLGINFKDKYSYDDLQADTMVIPVRKSIRLNIHAQDVIHSVYMPHFRVQLNAVPGLPTYFKFKPTITTAEMRVKLNKPDFEYEILCNKICGGSHYNMKKIVRVVSEAEYQGWLAQQKPYLTDKVKQALNFAAEKKEVQPNRLALNN, encoded by the coding sequence ATGGGATTCAAAAATTTAATAAATTCTAAAAAAATACTTTCGCTTTTAGCTGTGTTTATGCTTCTGGGCACAAGCATGCTTTTTGCCCAGGGTACAGAATCAGCCGGGGCTGCCGCATCGCCTGCTGCCGATGCAGTTAAGGATAACGGTTTAGCAACTGCCGGTTACTACATCCTGATCTTCCTGGTAGCTTGTTTCATTATCGGGATTGTTGGCAAAATACTGCGGGTGTATGATCTTACCCAGCAAATACAAGGCAAACAGCCAATCAACTGGAACAATGTAATGGGAGTTTGCTGTCTGATATTCCTTATTGCCGGCGCATACGGCGCATACTGGGAATTTACCGTTCACGGCAGCATGATATTGCCTGCTGCGGCTTCAGAGCATGGCGTTAAGATAGACGAAATGTTTTGGACCACAACGGTTTTAACCATGATCGTGTTTGTGATTACGCAGGTATTGCTGTTCACCTTCCTGTTCAGGTATCGTTATAATGCCAAACGTCGCGGCCATTTTTATCCGCATAATAATACCATCGAAAAAGTTTGGACTATTGCACCGGCTATTGTGCTAACCATCCTGGTGATCTTCGGGTTCTTTACCTGGCAAAAAATCACCGATAACGTTGATGCCAAAGGCGAACCCGCTTCAATCAATATCGATATTACCGGCCACCAGTTTGCCTGGGAGCTGCGGTATCCGGGTAAGGATGCGCGTTTAGGTTCAACCAATTATAAACTGGTAAGCGGTATCAATAAACTTGGGATAAACTTTAAAGATAAATATAGCTACGACGATTTGCAGGCCGATACCATGGTGATACCGGTACGTAAATCAATCAGGTTGAACATACACGCACAGGATGTTATCCATAGCGTTTATATGCCGCATTTCCGCGTACAGTTGAACGCGGTGCCGGGATTACCCACCTATTTTAAATTTAAGCCTACTATTACTACAGCAGAAATGCGTGTAAAATTGAATAAGCCGGATTTTGAATACGAAATTTTGTGTAACAAAATTTGCGGCGGCTCGCACTACAACATGAAAAAGATTGTGCGTGTGGTATCAGAGGCCGAATACCAGGGATGGTTGGCTCAGCAAAAACCATATCTTACCGATAAGGTAAAACAAGCATTAAATTTTGCTGCAGAAAAGAAAGAAGTACAACCCAACAGGTTAGCGTTAAACAATTAA
- a CDS encoding quinol:cytochrome C oxidoreductase encodes MKTHNSFEERFEFTGKLKTFSLVAIVIGVLALAFGFIFGGGEHIQRTYSNLLLMSYYFVCVCIGGVFFSAYQYVSQSGWSAALLRVPQALGRVLPFASLILLIVVTAGLFHTHEIVGEDGKKEMVPYLYAHWAAHGLTTAGSENFDAVIAGKSAFLSIPSFYALVVLLLGSYSFLGWSIAKNSADEDTTGNMVNYKKNFKLSVIFLVVFGFTFPLLAFGVIMSLEAHWFSTMFGWYNLAAAHVMGVAMIALIIIYVRKKGYMNWLSENHLHDLGKIIFGFSIFWTYVWFGQFFLTWYANIPEESAYFYIRWEPEFKWWFWVNIVLNFLAPLLMLMSRDAKRLETRMKWTCVVLICGHWLDYYLMVMPGTVGPKGAGFGVEEIGLFLGYAGMFTYLVFTQLSKFTSLIPKKHPFLEESLHHHI; translated from the coding sequence ATGAAAACTCATAATAGTTTTGAAGAAAGATTTGAATTCACCGGCAAATTAAAAACATTTAGCCTGGTTGCAATTGTAATTGGTGTTTTGGCTTTAGCTTTTGGCTTTATATTTGGCGGCGGCGAGCATATCCAGCGTACATATAGTAACCTGTTGCTAATGTCGTACTACTTTGTTTGCGTTTGCATTGGCGGTGTGTTCTTTAGCGCTTACCAGTACGTGTCGCAGTCTGGCTGGTCGGCAGCATTATTAAGGGTACCGCAGGCGTTGGGCAGGGTGTTGCCTTTTGCGAGCCTTATTTTGCTTATAGTAGTAACCGCGGGTTTGTTCCATACGCATGAAATTGTTGGCGAGGACGGTAAAAAAGAAATGGTGCCATATTTATATGCTCATTGGGCGGCACACGGCCTTACTACCGCAGGCAGCGAAAACTTCGACGCGGTAATTGCAGGTAAGTCGGCGTTCTTAAGTATTCCATCGTTTTATGCATTGGTAGTTTTATTGTTAGGATCTTACAGCTTTTTAGGCTGGTCGATAGCAAAAAACTCTGCCGACGAGGATACCACCGGCAATATGGTGAATTACAAAAAGAACTTTAAGTTATCCGTTATATTCCTGGTAGTGTTTGGCTTTACCTTCCCTTTATTAGCCTTTGGCGTAATCATGTCGTTAGAAGCGCATTGGTTCTCGACCATGTTTGGCTGGTATAACCTTGCCGCTGCACACGTAATGGGTGTAGCTATGATAGCCCTGATCATTATATATGTACGCAAAAAAGGCTACATGAATTGGTTGTCAGAAAATCACCTGCACGATTTGGGTAAGATCATTTTCGGTTTCTCGATATTCTGGACATATGTATGGTTTGGTCAATTTTTCCTTACCTGGTATGCAAACATTCCCGAAGAATCGGCTTACTTCTATATCAGGTGGGAGCCTGAGTTTAAGTGGTGGTTTTGGGTAAATATTGTGTTAAACTTCCTGGCGCCACTGCTGATGTTAATGTCGCGCGATGCAAAGCGTTTAGAAACTCGGATGAAATGGACTTGTGTTGTGTTGATTTGCGGCCACTGGCTGGATTATTACCTGATGGTAATGCCGGGCACCGTAGGCCCTAAAGGCGCAGGTTTTGGTGTAGAAGAAATAGGGCTATTTTTAGGATATGCCGGTATGTTTACTTATCTGGTGTTTACACAGTTAAGCAAATTCACATCGCTGATACCTAAAAAACATCCATTCCTGGAAGAGAGCCTGCATCATCACATATAA
- the cyoE gene encoding heme o synthase, which yields MKDFIKLVKLRLTLLVVFSASISFIIAVKANGGNTWGSLYSTTMWINWLKLVVGGFLVTAAANCFNEVIEVDLDRLMKRTMDRPMPAGRMTTGQGLVLGLGMGVAGTYLLGSLNVLTGLLSVFSIILYAFAYTPLKRKSPVAVFVGAIPGALPALIGYVAGQPHGRIDEIALILFAIQFVWQFPHFWAIAWVLDDDYKLAGFRLLPSGKRDRTSAVITFVITLVLLPVSLLPYLNHNAGIVLAIVSLIMSLIFVYQAFSLLRTLEISSARKLMFGSFYYLPVVQLLFLFDFVGK from the coding sequence ATGAAGGATTTTATAAAGCTGGTTAAGTTACGCTTGACATTGCTTGTGGTTTTTTCGGCCTCGATATCATTTATCATTGCGGTGAAGGCAAATGGGGGCAACACCTGGGGCTCGCTATATAGCACAACCATGTGGATAAACTGGCTAAAGCTTGTTGTAGGTGGGTTTTTAGTTACCGCTGCGGCAAATTGTTTTAACGAAGTTATAGAGGTTGACCTTGACAGGTTGATGAAGCGCACGATGGACCGCCCTATGCCCGCCGGCCGCATGACTACCGGGCAAGGATTGGTGTTAGGTTTAGGCATGGGCGTGGCCGGTACTTATCTGTTAGGCTCGTTAAATGTGTTAACAGGCTTGTTATCGGTCTTTTCAATAATATTATACGCCTTTGCATATACGCCGCTTAAACGCAAATCGCCGGTGGCGGTATTTGTTGGGGCAATACCGGGGGCATTGCCGGCATTAATAGGCTATGTTGCAGGGCAGCCCCACGGGCGGATAGATGAAATAGCGCTTATATTGTTTGCTATACAGTTTGTTTGGCAATTCCCGCATTTTTGGGCTATAGCGTGGGTGCTTGATGATGATTATAAGTTGGCAGGCTTCCGCCTATTACCTTCGGGTAAGCGCGACAGGACAAGCGCAGTTATTACCTTTGTAATAACATTGGTATTATTGCCCGTAAGCCTGCTTCCATATTTAAACCATAATGCTGGTATCGTTCTTGCGATAGTATCATTAATAATGAGTTTAATATTTGTATACCAGGCATTTAGTTTATTGCGAACGCTTGAAATTAGCAGCGCGCGTAAATTAATGTTTGGCTCGTTTTATTATCTGCCGGTTGTGCAGTTGCTATTTTTATTTGATTTTGTAGGAAAATGA